Within Xanthomonas oryzae pv. oryzae, the genomic segment TGTAAGCAGCTGCATCGCGTGTACGTCCGTGTTGCCTCTCTATAATGCTGCTGCTCTCCTTGCCTCTCGTGTGTAGCTTGGTCCAGTTCGCTTTTCGGGGGTGTCCCTTTCACTTTCATGGGCGTCGCTCGGCTGGGAGCGTTATGGGTGTTTCCCGACGCCCTGGCTTTGATTCGCCCAAGGCGAGTAGCCATCTGACGTTCGTCCTGACTCCATTCGCATGTCTCTGCAAGATCTGCGCCATCTGACGATCGCCTCGCTAGCGCCAACGCCCCCCCCATCCTGAGTAGCAGTCGGGTTTAGAGTCCGGGGGTGATGATATCGCTATTGGCCAACTGCTGGGCATAGGCCACCGGCGTCATTCCGCCGATTGTTTTTTTGGGGGCGGTGTTCGTTGTATTCGCGGCGCCAGCGTTCGATCTCGGTGCGCGCATCCAGCAGCGTTGGGAACCAGTGTTCGTTGAGGCATTCGTCGCGTAGCCGGCCGTTGAAGGATTCGACGTAGGCATTCTGGAGGCTGGATCTGGCGTAGCTGCACACGATTGGCATGCGCCCAGGCGACCATGGCCTTGCCACAGAACTCCTTGCCATTGTCCGTGCGGATCATCTTCGGCAGGCCACGACTGTGTGCCAACCGATCCAGCACGCGCACAACGCCGCGTCCCGAGATCGCACGCTCCACGTCGATGGCGACCGCTTCGTGGGTTGCGTCGTCCACGATCACCAGGCATTTGATTGCCTTGCCTTCGGCGGTGCGGTCGAACACGACGTCCATCGACCACACCGGGTTGGCCTTGGTGGGCCGCAGCAACGGCGCACGCTCGCCTACCGGCACCTTTTTACGCGTGCGGCGGCGGACCTGCAGCTGCTGCTCGCAATACAGCCGCTCCACCCGCTTATAGTTCACGAGACGCCCTTCCTGCCGCAGCTTGAGAGAGATCATCCCCACGCCATAGCGGCGATGGCGATGCGCCAACGCAAGGATGCGCTCGCGCAGCTCAACGTTGCGGTCCTCGCGCGGGCGATAGCGCAGCGCACTGGCGCTCATGCCGATCGCCGCCAGGGCGCAGCGCTCGCTGGCGCCACCTGCGATCCACTCGCGCACCAGCGCACGACGCGCCGGTGTTCTCGGCCTCCAGGTCCTTGAGCCGCTTGGCATCGGGCACGCTCATGCCGCCGAACTTGCTGCGCCACAGGTAGTAGGACGCCTCACTGAAGCCATGCCGCCGGCACAGGTCTGATCGGCATGCCGGCCTCGGCTTCGCGCAGGAAGCCGATGATCTGCTCTTCGGAAAAGCGCTTCTTCACGTCCAATCTCCTCGGGGTAGGGAATTGGACTCCAAACTGAGGTGCTACTCAAACTTTGGGGGACGTCGCCGGAAGTGGACTGCATGAGCAAGGGCAAGGCAAGCAGCCCCTACGAATGTGGCGTCAAGGTCGGCATTGCGGTGAGTGCGCGCAAGGGCTTGATCGTGGGCGCGCGCAGTTTCCCGGGTAACCCGTACGACGGCGACACGCTGGCCGAGCACCTGGAACAGGCGCGCTGGTTACTACAGGATGTGAATGTGATCCCGCAGGTGGCGATCGTGGACTTGGGGTATCGCAGGCGGGACGTGGAGGGTGTGCAGATCCTGCATCGGGGCAAAGCCAAGACGCTGACACGACGGCAATGGCGCTGGATCAAACGACGGCAAGCGGTAGAGCCGGTGATCGGACATCTGAAACAGGACTGCCGCTTGAATCGCTGCCATCTCAACGGCGCCCAAGGCGATGCACTGCACGTGCTCGGCTGCGCCGCTGGCGACAACCTGCGGTGGCTGCTGCGCTGGATCGCATGTTTGCGTGCCTGGTTGCAGGTGGTGCGGGCGCGTTCCTCAACGCCCTCAAGCACCATGTGGCCCGCAAACATGGTAATGGAGGTTTGAGAGGGGTTTTTCAGGGGCGACAAATTAGCGTTGATAGTTGAAAGCGCCGCTGCAGATACCTGGCACGACGATCTTCATCGGGCCGGATTTCAATCGATCACTGGGCGCGTACAGTTTGAACGGTGCGCCAACTTTGTCCGAACCTGCCCGGCGTTCTGGAACGGCGAGGATGCCTCGGCCGATTATCACATCCTGTTCGTCCAAAAGGTACAGCGCGTTCAGGCCGTCTCCAAGGTAGGTGTCGACGAGGCCGCCCTGCAGACGCGACCATCCGTCCGACTGCGGCAGCGCTATTGTTGCCGGTGGAACCACCCCGCATCCCTTGGCGGGCGTTGCGACATAGGCATGCCCGATGCTTTCCGATGCCCCTCTGAGCCAAGGACTAGCAAAAATAGAGAGGTTCTGCGCTGAGGCCTCACGGGCAATCTCGAGCGCACGAGTACTGTCTGGGTAGATCCAGAGAATCTGTTCTTCATCCCGTGCGCCCATCTCCAGTGCCAGGGCTGCAGTGGTCTTCTCGAGATCGGTAAGTGGGTTGTGCTTCGTCGCCTGCCATTGCAAGGGTAGGAACGCCAAAGGAATTAGCAGCAGCAGGCCTATGGCCTGGCCGCGTGCCCAGGTGAACCTGGATGACAATCGGGCAACGCCCAGGATCATCACGCAAGCGATGACCAGCAGCGCCGGTGTGGTGTAACGGCTGGCAACAGCGCTTTCCAAGCCGAAGCGAATGCGGCCAACTGCCACTGCAAGCGCAGAGGCACCAAGGTAGGCCACGAACAGCGCTAGCGCAAGTTCCAGGTCGACCGTTAAGCGTTTGCGCAGCAAGGCCGTACCTGCCAAATAGCTCGCCAGAATCGCAACCACCATGCCGCAAGCAACGGCCACGTAAAGATTGGGCGTAACCCCGCCAATGGCATGCGCAAATGGGCTACCAAGATAAGCAAATAAGAACCACATTACACCGCGTGGAGATTCGCGCAGCACATGGGAAAACGAGTCATGACCGCCGGGCGAGACATATCCAATAAAGTAAAGCGTAGTGACAACTATGGCAATCAGAAGTAATGAAACGGTCCCTCTAATACTTTGGTGGCGGAGCACACATCCAATTACCAGTAACCACGTTGCGAGCACGCCATTGGCCATACTGCCTGCGGACACCACAGCCAATGCAATCGCAACAGCGAGCCATATGCGGTGATGCTTGCCGATTTGGTTGGACTGCCACAATGATAATAGGCTGGCCAACGGCAGCAGTTGTGCAAGGAAGAACTGGCTCTGAAATCCCCAGGTAAGGTTGTTTTCCTGGGTCCACAGCAGCGCCAGGCTAAGAACAACTAATGCTACTACTGCCATGCATGGGGGGGCGTCTGGAATAATGCGAAGAGAACACCATGCTAGTAATGTAAAGGTGAAGAATGCCAGCGCATAATTCATAATGAGCAGGAATGCCGGGTTTCCACCGAAATACCTGAAATCGATAAAGAAGAGAATCCTGGCAAGGATAATGCGGTGTTCGTTGTGTTGTGCCCACCATGCCGAAATATCGGTCTGCTGGTGCATATAGAAGCCTAGTGTGCCATCCCACATATCCCAGAAGGGTACCGGGCTATAGCCACGCACCCCACCCAAAATAGCCAGAAATGCATACAGTAGTGTTAAAATTAATCCAATCAAAATAACAGGTTGCGTTGTCAGGGGGCGCAGTCCCCCAGGCTGGCCACGGGTGGGCGAAACAGAGGTCATTTTTGATAATCCCCGGATTTACTGAATGTAAGATGCTTGTGTCCAAAGTAACTCGCACTAGCAGGCGCAATTATGCCGAGGGCGTGTGCGAATGTTTCAGGATAGAAAGTCAGTCCTATCCACGGGAAAACGTAGTGGCTGAGAAAAAGGCTGATAACAAGAGTCTGTAGTAACGCCAGCGCATTCACTGCAACGAACCAAAATATTTGCTTGGAAAGCTGCTTATCTGTATCTTTGAAAACATAGGAGCGATTGAGAAGAAAAGCAGTGGTCATGCCGACAAAATAAGCCAAGACAATCGCGGGTACATACCCAATGAATTGGTTGAAGGCGATGCGGGAACTGAAGTTCGCCACTGCGGCGACTCCGCTAGCTGCAACAAACAGGACGAAACGGCGCTCGATCATTGTTGATCACGATCGTGGTTGGGACTGGTCATCGAGGTGATTACCCTATGCTGGGGGCCACTTTCTGACGTGGAAGGAAGATCCTGGTAGGTCAACTTATTATCGAATAGGCTGTTATGTACAAGTTGGCGACACTGCTCAGCCTTAAGCGGTGCATGCCAGAGGTGCGCCATCTGGCCGGTCCAATGCACTGCCGGGCCTTTAACGGTTTGGCCCGATGTGCAGCGCTTCACTTCTTCACGCCAGTCAAGTGGCGCATGTGTACGGTAACCATGCTGTAAAGTTTGCTGTAGCGGAAATAGCAACAGAAGCACGAAGAGCAGTCGCGCGGGACCACGCGCCTCGCTGGCTATATGAATTAGAATCCAAGCGAGGAAGATATAGGGATAGAAAAAATAGCGCGGCCCTCCGGTGAATGGATCTAGTAGATCGATGGGGACGCGCGCAGCCGCCGCCGCCACAGAAAGGACGAAGCACGCAATCAGGGTAACCAACACCCCATCGCTATTGTGTCGCTGAGCCCAGACGGCCACCAATATGACGAGTATCAATGCGAGTCCGAGGCCGGCAGCAAGTGCGGGTTGTGTCGCATTGGGCTGCCAGAACAGGAAGTGACCAACGAATCGCTCCAGCAATGCCGAGACGCCCGGAGCAGAAAGACGCTCTTGTGAGGCGACCGGATTGAGAAAAACCAGCGTGGCCTGAACCGCGCCGATCGCTCCGGCCGTTAGCAACATCCACCACTCTTCGCGCTGACGAAGAATGATTGCGCGCACGCAGTATAGCGGCGCCATCATCACGACCAATGGAGACGACAACCCCCCGAGCAGCAGCATCGGAAAACGCCACTGCAATCCTGGGGCGCGCCGCTCGTCCCAGAACACTGGAATCACCACTAAGAATGCGCCCCACCACAATGCATAAGCCGAGGTCGAAAAAACCTCTGCATCCGTCGGCACTGCCAGTACCGCAAGTGCGCATGCCCAAGGCGCTCGTAGGCGGGTGGGTAACAGCGCCAGCGCGACCATAACGGCCATAGTCATCAGTGCTGCTAGTGAAAGGCTAATTTCAGGGAGCCAGCGGAACGACAGCGTGACAGAAATTGAATTGATCAGCTTATTGGGAATCAGGATGTAGCCGGCGACGGGGTGCACTAGCGTGCCCCATCCGTACTGTAGAAAATCAGGGAGAAGCTCCTTTCCGTCTTCCACCCAGACGTAAGGGTTACTCCACTGCGAGGGACGGCGCAGCACCAGCGCAAGCAGTGTTGCGGCAGCAATGCTCAGGCCGATCCAGACCTTCTGGCGGGCTTCGCGTGTAGCCGCGACCGGTACGGTTGTCCTGATCTCCTGTCTCAGCCAGGGGTACAGGCCTGCCAAGAGGACTAAGCCGATGCTGACCGGAATCCATCCACCATGGTCAGACACAATGCCCAGCCCGATCCAGCCGAAACCTTCCTGGGTCTGATCACGTACGATTAGGCGGCTGTCCTGCGCTTGCAGCGCTGGTGGAATGTCGACGACCCAGTGCACCCAGCGGTCACCCGCACGGGGCAGCGGCACTACGGCTTGCGTGCCATCTGCACCGACCAGTTTTGCACTGATACCGGGTGCGTCTCCATAACCTGCAACCTCCACGGTCACGGATGAATTTCCGGCGGGAATTGGTTGCAACACCAGATCTGCAATGTCGGCGTTCTGGAGGTTGCAGAAAGTAATTACGTGCGAGCCTGACGGCGTAGCTTGTTTCAGGAACGGCGAAAGAGTCTGGGAGCATCCACCGCTTATCCGTCCCTGGTACTGGCGACTGGTCAAACCTAATACGGCAACAATAATAGCGGCCAGCAACAGCATTATGCGAAGCAACAGTGCTCGTTGCACGATCCAACTCATTGGGGTGCGTTGCATGGTCGCGCGATTATCGGGTGGCAAGATCAGCCAGCGACGCACCCAAGGCAACACTCTCGTTGATCGAGCGGTCCTCAGGATAGTAATACGCTGTATCGGCCATATAGAAGCCGGTCAATGGCGTCTTCATCGCCGGCAGCATGCCCTGGAACCCTGGGGGGCAGATGGTCTGCGCAAATTCATACCGGTGGCAGTGCGTTGCCAAGATCCACTCTGAGTTGAATGCGGGGTTGATTCTAGGTAGATAGCTGATGACTTCATTGATCAGCTGCTGATTGCTCCATTGCCATTTCGGGTGGGTTTTTGGCATGTAGTAGGGCGCGTACAGGATCTTTTGCGTCGGATCCTTGCCCGGGTTGAGATTGCTGTATTCGATGACGCCCGGAATCGCAATGCCGTCATCGCTGATATTCATCCAGAAATTTTCGCTGATCGGTTGGCTAAGCTTGAGAATGACGCATGCGACAGGGATATTCTCGATTCGGCATATGGAATCAGCCAATGCCGTAGGCAGTCCCGGAACCATCGCCGGCAGATATCGAATCGGTGTGGTTGAGATCACCGCATCGTATGCATGGAATTGATTGCCCACGCGAATGCCGGTGACCTTGCCGGCTTCGGAAACCACTTCGTCGATCGGCTGGTTGAGCAGAATATGGCCGCCACGGCACTGGATATCTGCCACCATCCTATCCAGCAGAGTTGCCGAACCACCCTCCAGATAACCCAGGCTCTCGTTGAATAGATTGCGCCGGGAGAGTGCGATGCGCTTGATGCGCGTGCCGATCCACGATGCCGACAGGTCGTTGGCGTACTCGAAGAACTTGAGTCCGAACGCTTTCTCCCACATGACCTTATAGGCTTTCTTGCCGATCCAGCCTGTGATCCAGTCGCGTGCGTTCTCCTTGTCAAGCGCGGACCAGTCGGAAATGCCTTTGGTGTGCATCACGTGCAGCGCATAGCGCAGCTTGCTGATCAGGCCCAAATGAGGAAAGCTGAGCAGGGCGAATGGCGAGCCCCATTTGTACAGTCGGCCATCGTAGAAATAGCCCATTTTGGTGTCGGTCCACTTCAGCTTGTCGGCCATGCCAAGGCGGTCGAGCAATTTGAACAGTGGATAATCGGTTTTGCAGACGAAATGGTAATAGCGTTCGATGGAAAGGCCGTCGAAGTCGAAAGCTGCCGACATGCCGCCGATGCGGTCGTCGCGCTCATAGATATCGACCGCGTGACCACGGTCCAGAAGTTCGAGTGCCGCCATCAGGCCCATAGGGCCACTACCGATGATTGAATACTTGCTCATGTCTACCTTGGATAGGATCGATGACAGCCTGGGCGGGGCATCAACGCTTGAGGACGATGTGACTGTAGCGCGGGTCGCAGTAGCTTTCGCGGATGGCCTCTTCGAACGGAGTCTGGGTTACGCTGAAAATAGCCTGCGTATCTATGCCTTTGAAGTCATCGCCGGCCGAGAGTGCTTTGAGCTGATCGGCGGTGAATGGCGGCTTGCTGCTGAACAGGCTGTACACCCGGAGTAAAAAGGCAAAGAAGCCGATCGGGATATGCACGATCACAGTGCGCAGTTGCTTTGCGCGCTTGATGGTACGAATGATATCGACGTAATCCACACGCGTGGCGCCGACGATATCGTAGATGTCGCCCGCAGGTTCGCGCGCTATGCACTGCACGATGCAGCGACAAAAATCGCGCTCGTACAACGGTTGGCGCATGAACTTGCCGTCGCCGGGAATCGGGAATACCGGAGTGCGAGCCATGAAGCGCGACAACCATCCCAGGTGCTTCGGGTCGAACCAGCCGAACATCAACGTCGGGCGCAGCACGCAGTGAGGGATTCCGCTGTGGCGAACCAGCGCCTCCTGTAACTTCTTGGTCTCGGTGTAGTCATCGGTGGCAACCGAGTTCACTACCGAAGAGCTGATGTGCACCATGTAGGCAACCTGATGATCCATGCAAGCCTTTAGTACGTGCCCGGTCGCCTGCAGGTTGTTGCGGTCGAACAACGTGCGGCACTTGCCGGTGATCTGTGCATGCAGCTGTACCACCAGACGAGCGCCTGCGAACGCCTCCCTCCAAGCGCCAGGTTCGGCGAGGTCGGCCAATATCGTCGTCACGTCTGGATGCATTTTGCGCAAGATGTCGAGGTTGTGCGCGTGCTTGTCGATGGCGACCAGCTGCGTATATCCCTGCTGTTTCATCTCGACGATGAGGTTCTGCCCCACCAGGCCTGCCGCACCGGTCAATACGATCCTGTCACTTTTCTGTGCCATGGATGGACTCTGAAGCGAATGAAGGACGGATCAGTCGCGCTTGTAGGCAACGACCAGCGCTTGCTTGCCCAAGATGTGCCAGGCGAGCGGGATACGCAGGTACAGCGCTACCAGCCAGGCCGCCTGCGGTAGTCGGCTCTTGGTGGTATAGGGCAGGAATTTCGGGATTACCACCTGCGGCTCCAATCCCGCCATCAGTACTCCCTCGACCAGGCTACGGTCGCTTAGCGCCGTATGGTGGTCGAAGTAATCCCAATACTCGTCATACAGGAAGCGAATGTTGGGTTGCAAGATGATGACCCTTCCGCCCGGCTTGAGCATGCGCGCACTTTCCCGCAGCGTTTGCAATACCAGATCTTTGGTTGGCAGGTGCTCAAGAAAGTTGCTCATGAATACTGCATCTACGCTTGCGCTAGGAATCGAGCTGACCGCAATGCACGACTCATTGATCACGCGGATACCATCGGCGGCGAACTTGCGCACGTCGGGATTGAGGTCGACGGCGATCTTGCGCGCGGCTGGAATGTTGTTGATGAACTCGCAATATCCCGCTCCGATGTCGACCACAGTCTCATTTGGTTCGACGAACCGGCTGAAGTACTGCGTGCACAACACCTGCCAGATCCGGTTCTTGTTAGCGAGTTCTTCCTTCGGGAAACGGTGTTGATAGAGCACGTCGAGATCGTGATCGATATCCGGCATTTCAGCACTTCCTCTGTGGATTGGGTGGTTTACAGCGAGATGCGACGAAAAACGAATTCCGGGATGTTCTTGATCACCAGCATGATCGCCCACCAGAAACTAGGCAGGTAGGCCACAGCGTGACGCTTCTCCACTGCAGTGAGAATCCCCTTGGCGATCTGGTCCGGCTTTGCCCACAGTGCACCTTTCTTCAACGCCGCAGTCATGGGGGTGTCGACGAAGCCCGGCTTGATCGTGAGCACGTTGATACCGTCCGGACGCAGCCGCTGACCCAAACCGCTGAGGTAGGCAGTGACAGCCGCCTTGGCGCTGCCATAGAGGTAGTTGCTGGCTCGGCCGCGGTCTCCCGCCACGGAAGAAATGACTGCAAGCGTGGCGCCCGACGTCAGTCGCGGCACAATCGCCGCGCACAGGGCAATCGTGGAAGTGCCGTTGGTTGCGAATTCACGCAGCGACAATTGGACCGATGCGTTACACGCAGCCTGATCCGGCAGCGTGCCATGCGCGATCAACACGACATCGACACCGCCCAATGCAGCCCAGGCCGCATCCAGGATGTCGCCATGATGTGCACGATCGTTGACATCCAGCACGCCGATGCTGCTTCGGGCGCCGCGGGTCGTAAGGTCTGCCGCAATTGTGTGCAGGCGCGCGGCCTGCCGGCCGAGCAGATGGATGGCCGCCCCGCGTGCGGCATAGCGTCGGGCGGTTGCTTCGGCAATGGCCGAGGTGGCCCCGATGATGAGGACGCGTTGCATGTCTACTCCGTGACCCGGCGCCAGAAGCCGGAAGAAAAACGTGGATCGAGATAGCTGCCGAACTCGCGCCAGCGACCATAGGCGCGCTGGAACGACTGTGCTGCCATACGTGCGTCCTTGGCAGGGTACAGAGCGCCGCCTGCCTCGTCGACGATCCGGTCGAGTCGCTCAAGCAGGCGGAAGACGTCAGGACCGGTGTTGGGAAAGTCCAAGGCCAAGGTCGTCCCCGGCCTTGGGAAAGACAGCATGCCGATGGACGGTGTGTCGCCAAATTCTTTCAACACAGCCAGGAACGAGCCGCTGCCGCTGCGCGCGATCTCCGTGAGCAGCGCGTCGACTCCGTCCCGCGCGGTTGCGGGCGGCAAGACACATTGATATTGCAGAAATCCGGAAGGACCGTACATGCGGTTCCAGTCACGGATGCCGTCAAGTGGGTAAAAAAACGGTAAGAGATGGCTGACGAAGCGTTTGCGCGGTGCGGGCTGGCGCCAGTAGTAAAGCACGTTGAAAGGTCGCAGGGATAACTTGTTCACCAACGAAATCGGTGGGGTGACAGGCATGGATAACCCAGCGCCAGGCGATTTCGGTCGCTCCTGGGCAAGCCCGGTGCAGTGATCGGCGCGGGTGAAGTGCCCACGTCCGCGTGCCGTGCCGCTTGCCAGACAGTCGATCCAGGCAACGCTGTACTCGTGGCTTCCTGTCGACGTCTTCGATAACTCGAAGAACTCATCGAGCGAGCCGAAGCGAATGTTTTCTGCTTCCAGTGTGGGACTGCCGACGCGCCGTAACTGGATTTCAGCCCAGGTGATCAGGCCAGTGAGCCCTAGCCCGCCGACGGTGGCTGCGAACCAGTGGTCGGCATCATTTGGCATGCACACTCGCCGCCCGCCGTCGCTACGCAGCAGCTCGAATGCGCGCACATGATGACCAAAATTGCCGGTGCGATGGTGGTTCTTGCCATGCACATCGTTGGCAATTGCGCCGGCAACGGTGACGTAGCGTGTGCCGGGCGTCACTGGCAGAAACCAGCCTTGCGGCAAAACTAGCTCGATGATCTCGTTAAGCGTGACGCCCGCCTCACAGCGAAGTACGCCACTGGCCGGATCAAACGCGATAAACCGGTCAAGCCCGCGTGCGCACAGCAGTGCACCGTCCGGGTTTAGGCAACTGTCGCCATAACTGCGTCCGTTACCACGCGGCAGGGCAAGGCCGTCGAATCTCGGTAGGCTTGCCGCGCGATCGTTGATCGGTAGCAGCGTTTGCTGCGCGCTGGGATAGCGGCCCCAGGACTGCCCCGCCGCCATCAAATGGCGCTCAGGGCGAACAACCCGCACAGCACCAAAACGATCTGGCTGACGCGATCGGTGGCAGCGAACACGATCGGGTCATCATGCATCTCTCCGCGATGCGCAATGACCCAGACCCTGCTTACCCAGTACAGCAACACCGGACACAGCAGCCAGAGCAGCTTGGGATTGCGGTACAGCTCCACGCTCTCTGGACTGTTGATGTAGAGCGCCATCACCATTACCGCAATGTAGCCGGCCGCCGCGCCCATCGATTGCAACAGCGGGAGGTCCTCTACCGAATAGGCTCGGCCATTGGTCCTGGTCTTTCCGCTGCTCAACATGGCATGCAGTTCCGTGTAGCGCTTGAGCAGCGCAAGCGACAGGAACATGAACATCGAAAATGCCAATAGCCAGAACGATAGCTCTATGCCAATCGCCACTGCCCCGCCGATGATGCGTACGGTGTAGAGCGCTGCGAGCAGCACCACGTCGATCATCACAATGCGCTTTAGGCGCAGCGAATACGCCAAGGTCATGACGTAGTAGGCAAGCAAGACCAAGGTGAATTCACTGTTGCACGCCAGCGACAGCAGCAGGCCTGCCACTGTCAGTGCAGGGGCAGCCAGCAGGCCCTGCAAAAGAGCAAGCCGACCTGCCGCGAACG encodes:
- a CDS encoding class I SAM-dependent methyltransferase, producing MPDIDHDLDVLYQHRFPKEELANKNRIWQVLCTQYFSRFVEPNETVVDIGAGYCEFINNIPAARKIAVDLNPDVRKFAADGIRVINESCIAVSSIPSASVDAVFMSNFLEHLPTKDLVLQTLRESARMLKPGGRVIILQPNIRFLYDEYWDYFDHHTALSDRSLVEGVLMAGLEPQVVIPKFLPYTTKSRLPQAAWLVALYLRIPLAWHILGKQALVVAYKRD
- a CDS encoding NAD(P)/FAD-dependent oxidoreductase encodes the protein MSKYSIIGSGPMGLMAALELLDRGHAVDIYERDDRIGGMSAAFDFDGLSIERYYHFVCKTDYPLFKLLDRLGMADKLKWTDTKMGYFYDGRLYKWGSPFALLSFPHLGLISKLRYALHVMHTKGISDWSALDKENARDWITGWIGKKAYKVMWEKAFGLKFFEYANDLSASWIGTRIKRIALSRRNLFNESLGYLEGGSATLLDRMVADIQCRGGHILLNQPIDEVVSEAGKVTGIRVGNQFHAYDAVISTTPIRYLPAMVPGLPTALADSICRIENIPVACVILKLSQPISENFWMNISDDGIAIPGVIEYSNLNPGKDPTQKILYAPYYMPKTHPKWQWSNQQLINEVISYLPRINPAFNSEWILATHCHRYEFAQTICPPGFQGMLPAMKTPLTGFYMADTAYYYPEDRSINESVALGASLADLATR
- a CDS encoding NAD-dependent epimerase/dehydratase family protein yields the protein MAQKSDRIVLTGAAGLVGQNLIVEMKQQGYTQLVAIDKHAHNLDILRKMHPDVTTILADLAEPGAWREAFAGARLVVQLHAQITGKCRTLFDRNNLQATGHVLKACMDHQVAYMVHISSSVVNSVATDDYTETKKLQEALVRHSGIPHCVLRPTLMFGWFDPKHLGWLSRFMARTPVFPIPGDGKFMRQPLYERDFCRCIVQCIAREPAGDIYDIVGATRVDYVDIIRTIKRAKQLRTVIVHIPIGFFAFLLRVYSLFSSKPPFTADQLKALSAGDDFKGIDTQAIFSVTQTPFEEAIRESYCDPRYSHIVLKR
- a CDS encoding GtrA family protein — translated: MIERRFVLFVAASGVAAVANFSSRIAFNQFIGYVPAIVLAYFVGMTTAFLLNRSYVFKDTDKQLSKQIFWFVAVNALALLQTLVISLFLSHYVFPWIGLTFYPETFAHALGIIAPASASYFGHKHLTFSKSGDYQK
- a CDS encoding FAD-binding oxidoreductase, with translation MAAGQSWGRYPSAQQTLLPINDRAASLPRFDGLALPRGNGRSYGDSCLNPDGALLCARGLDRFIAFDPASGVLRCEAGVTLNEIIELVLPQGWFLPVTPGTRYVTVAGAIANDVHGKNHHRTGNFGHHVRAFELLRSDGGRRVCMPNDADHWFAATVGGLGLTGLITWAEIQLRRVGSPTLEAENIRFGSLDEFFELSKTSTGSHEYSVAWIDCLASGTARGRGHFTRADHCTGLAQERPKSPGAGLSMPVTPPISLVNKLSLRPFNVLYYWRQPAPRKRFVSHLLPFFYPLDGIRDWNRMYGPSGFLQYQCVLPPATARDGVDALLTEIARSGSGSFLAVLKEFGDTPSIGMLSFPRPGTTLALDFPNTGPDVFRLLERLDRIVDEAGGALYPAKDARMAAQSFQRAYGRWREFGSYLDPRFSSGFWRRVTE
- a CDS encoding SDR family oxidoreductase, which translates into the protein MQRVLIIGATSAIAEATARRYAARGAAIHLLGRQAARLHTIAADLTTRGARSSIGVLDVNDRAHHGDILDAAWAALGGVDVVLIAHGTLPDQAACNASVQLSLREFATNGTSTIALCAAIVPRLTSGATLAVISSVAGDRGRASNYLYGSAKAAVTAYLSGLGQRLRPDGINVLTIKPGFVDTPMTAALKKGALWAKPDQIAKGILTAVEKRHAVAYLPSFWWAIMLVIKNIPEFVFRRISL